ATCGGGCCGCCGCGGAAGCTGCTCAACGACACGCCGTAGGCCAGGGCCTTGCAGGCGACGAGCAGGACCAGGGCGCCGAGGGAGTAGGTGGCACTGTGGGCGAGCAGGGGACCCAACGCCGACTGGCCCGAGAACAGGACATCCGAGGTTCCCTTCCCCGTACCCTCGGCGTAGGCGATCGCCAGGCCGGCAATAGCCAGCCCGGCTATTGGAGTGAGCCACAGCATCCGCGGTATCACCCGGTCTTGCAGGTACAGCCCGACCCAGCGGACGCCTGCGCCGACCACGGCGGCCGCCAGGCCGATGCCGATGGCCCACCCGAGCTCGGCGGCGTCGGGTCGGGCGAAGTGCGGCAGGTCGGGGATCGCCAGCGAGAACGTTCCCAGGCCGGTCCACGTGCCCAGGCCGACAAAGACGAGAGCGCCGGTACCGGACGCCACCAGCCCTGGCAGCAGCACCAGGTCCATCACCGCTCCACCCAACCCTGCGGCCTCCATCAGAAGGAATGCTCCGATGATGGGAGAGCCCAACAGGGTGCTGACGGCGGCAAAGCTGCCTGCCGCGGCCACCGCAGTGGTGGTTCTGTCCGGCGCGTCGCGCTTGGCCAGTCGCACGGCGCACACGCCAAGACCGCCACCGAGCGCGATCAGCGGTGCCTCCGGTCCGATCACCACGCCCAGGGCCAGGCTCGCCAGGGCGGC
This DNA window, taken from Acidimicrobiales bacterium, encodes the following:
- a CDS encoding chloride channel protein, which encodes LLVALTIRYLPGTAGHLPAEGFKAGGTPTPIELPGVFFAALASLALGVVIGPEAPLIALGGGLGVCAVRLAKRDAPDRTTTAVAAAGSFAAVSTLLGSPIIGAFLLMEAAGLGGAVMDLVLLPGLVASGTGALVFVGLGTWTGLGTFSLAIPDLPHFARPDAAELGWAIGIGLAAAVVGAGVRWVGLYLQDRVIPRMLWLTPIAGLAIAGLAIAYAEGTGKGTSDVLFSGQSALGPLLAHSATYSLGALVLLVACKALAYGVSLSSFRGGPIFPALFVGAAGGVALSHAPGLPLVAGAAMGMGAMMVAMLRLPLTSVLLATLLLLSDGLAVMPLVIVAVAVAYVASARLSPISAPSAADASATQAPTEEAVPASGS